DNA from Candidatus Baltobacteraceae bacterium:
GGTCGAACGAGAGGTCGAGGAACTCGAGCGGCTCTGCCTTGCTCTGGAGCACGATCTCGTCGGCGGTCGCTGGGACGGCGCTTCGCAGACTCTGCGCGACACCCGCCGCGTAACGCACGCGCTGCTCAATGCGATGGACGCGGCGGCGCCGTATCGGGACGAGCCGTTCGACGCCGCCTTGAACGCGCGGGTTAAGCGAGTCTTCGATCTGCGCGACGATCAACTGCACCGGTTGCAAGAGTATCGCGACCAGGTCGGCGAGCGGCTGCAGACGTTCTCGCGCTGGAAGTCGTTCGCGCGATCGATCGGGGCGAAGAACGCCCGCTCGAAGCGAACCGTCGGACTCGACAGCCGCCGCTAATCCGTCTCCACGTAGGTAACATCCGCAGGGACTTGGCGCTCCGCTTTAGCGGCGATGTCGCCTGCCTCTTCGAGTGGAACCAGCTCGTAACGATCGTTCTTTAAAACCAGCACGCGCCGGCGACCGCTGCTTTGCGCAGACTCCCACTGCGGTGGTGCGGCCGCGTTACGACCGCGGTCGAAGTGCTTGCATCGGACGCCCGGGTGCAGCAGCACTGCGTGGCCGTTGCGGCGCACTCGCGCGCAGAACAAATAATCCTCGTTACAGACGCGCACGCGGCCGTCGGCCTTTTCCATGTAGATCTGCGTGGCGAAGAAGGGACGATCGAACGAGCGGATCGCCTCGGCACGAATGACGACGCAGCCGAAACCCACGCCGTCGACCGCGACCGGCGTTCGGTCGTCGAACGCGGGGATCCATCCTTGTCGCGTGTCGGCGGCGTTCCAACCGTCGACGACGAGCGGACGCAGGCCGTCGCGCGAGTAGTATAACGCCCCGGCGATTGCGGCGGACGGGTTGCGTGCGAGCGCGTCGCACAGATTGGCCAGCGCATCGGGCGGAAGGATCATGTCGTCGTCGCACATCGCGATCGCGTCGGCACCCCACTCGAGCGCGCGTTCGACCAGCAAGTCACGCTGGGCCGGGACGAAGTTTCCCGTAACGATTCCGCGCTCGAACGCCTGCACTGCGTCGGGCAGAACGATACGGCTGAGGCTCTCGACGAACGGCTGGGCCGGCGCGCCCGCGCTCGGCACGCCGAGAAATAACCTCACGCCAGCGCGCGCTTGAGGTGTCCGATGACGGACGTTGCTGCGGCGTCGAAAGCCGGTTCGTTGGCAAACAGCAAGCCGGTCGTGCGATCGATGCGAATGCGAACGAACAGTTTTTGCAGCACCGTAACCGACGCCTGCGCGTACGCGCGCAGCGCGGTTTCGATGTCGCTCGCGAGCCGCTCGTCGTCGATGCCGCCGACGTTTTGAGCCTGAAGCGCGAGCGTAAGCTGACGTGCTTTCACGAAATCCCAGCGGGCGCGCTCCTCGGAGATCTTCGCTAGGAGCTGACGCGTGGGCTCGGAAATTTCAACGACGAGCGCGATGCGGTCTTTCCCTGCGGAGGGTGTCTTCGCGATCGGTTGCGGCCGCATGTCGTCGATCGACGCGAGCAGCTCGCCGGCGTATTCCGAGATCGGTTCCTTTTTGCCGAGTTTCTCGTGGAGCCCGATCCGATGAAGAATTGCAGCCTGCGCGTCGAGATGACGTTTTAGCCCGTAGGAGTCGGCGCTCCGGCCGTCGAGCGTGCACGCCAGCGCGCCGCCGAAGATGCAGTGCTGCAAGATCGTCGGCGGTTTGCTTCCTGCGAAGATGCGTTCGAAGAAAGCGAGCGTAGCGCGGTCGAACGTTCCGTAGACGGCAACTGCCTCGCGCACGGGAACCGGCGGTTCGGGCTCGGGTTGCGGTTCGGGTTCGACGATGCCCGTCTCGAGCTGCGGTGCGGGCACGACGGGCGCGGCGGTCGACAGCGCCGCGTCGGCAGCCTCGTACACGAGCTGCTCCTCTTCATCGAGCTCGTAAATCGGCAGATCCGTAGCCGGAATGTCCACCGGGATGAGCGGTTTGCTGTCGTAGATCGTCGCGTCGGCTTGCACGACCTCACCCGCAAACGCGGTAGCGACCTGATCCTTACGTCCGATAACGACGGAACGGCCGCCTACGACCGCGGCGTTACCGCTGCGCACGTGCGGCGAGATGACGAGCGGCTTGGTTCCCAGACGAACCCCGATCTTCCATTGAAACGTGGCGCGCGCGCCGGCAACCAGCGCGCCGATCGGCAATCCTTGATTGAAGAAGCTGTCGGCAACTTCGTCGTACGTCGACCGCCCGTTCCAAACGAACGTACCCGGCCGGTACGCGGCTCCGCCCGGTAACGGCGCGAGCACGACAACGTCGTCGGCCTCGGCCGCGCCTTCGTTGGCAACGCTCAACGACATCGTTACGACGGCGCCGGCAATGACGCCGTCGGGTGGGAATGCGGCGGCTTCGACTGCCAATACCGGAGTTCTACCGGGTTCCGGCTCGCTTTGCGCTACCGGGATGCCTTCGGTGGTGTGACGGCTTTCCCACGACGTTCTTTCGCGCGGAGGCAAGCCGAGCGCGCCTCGCTGCAGCTCGAGCAGACGCATATCCGCGCTAAGCTCGAAATCCGGCTCGCGCATACGTTACTCCGTCGAACGGCGCGCGAAGAGCTTGCGCAAAAACCCTCGCTCGGCACGGTGGGGAGCCGAGCCGTTCGGCAAGCTGTCGGTGAGGACGGCCACTGCCGGGCGGCGGTCGACGACGATGCCGCGCATGGCCATCGCGGTTAAGACGTGATCTTCATTGACGAGGGTGCTGGCTCGATCCGCGGCCTCTTCCATCGCGAGATGCGCCACCATCGTTAACCGGCGCGGCAAGCCCGTCGCGCCGGCAATGAGCAGCTCCCGCGCGTCGGCCGTGAAGACTTGCTGTCCGGGCGTTAAGCCGGCGCGCTGCAGTCGAAAATCGAGAATTGCCGAGGCCATCGCGTCGTCCATGCGCCCAAGCCGTACCCACCCGTCGACACGATCGGCAAGATTGCCCTTCGCGGCGATGCGCGCCTCGAGTTCGCTCTGCCCGAACAACATAATATTCAGCAGCTTGCGCTGCGGCACGTGGTAGTTCAACAGCAGACGCAGGGCTTCGAGATTCTCTTCGCTGAGATTCTGCGCTTCGTCGACGATGAGCGCCAACGTGCGCTTTTCTAACACGGCCGTTTCGAAGAAGAAGTTCTTCAACGCATTCTTGAGTGCGGCGCTGGAGCGCGGCGGAAGCGCGAGGCCGAAGACGCGGCCGACGGCAATGAGAAACTCCACGTCGGTCGCGAACGACGGATCCAAGATCTTACCGAGGACCATGCGTTCGTCGGCGAGGAGGTCCTGTTCGAGGGCGCCGCTGAGGCTCGTCTTGCCGGTTCCCGGATCGCCGATGACCACCGTTAGGCCGCGCGACGATTCTACCGAGTCGATCAACCGGTCTTTGGCCCGGCGCAGCGTGCCGAGTTCGCAATAGAAGTAGGGATCGGCCGTATCGAGGAACGGATCGCGCTCCAGACCGAAAAAGCGGTAATATCTCGGCATCTAGGTCGTCTCAGTTTGACCAGCGGCGGCCGAGCTCATTTGTGGGCCGCCCGCAGATTCGGTACTCCACAGCCGCAGGCACCGGTCGAAGGCCGCGCGTAACGCACCGGCGCGCGTCCAGTAGGGGTCGTCCGCCGGCCGGACGTCGTTTTCACTGACGAACGGTATCGAAGCGCCGTACTCGGCCGCGATCTGCGCATTATCCGATGCAAAACTCCGCAGGAGCCGGAGATGCTCCTCTCGGTCGAAGAGCGCGAAACGCGCCACCGCATCCGCCTCGGAAACTTCGGGTGCGTGAATGCCGATGAACTCCATGGCGTCGTCCGGAAGGGGCTCGCCGGGGCGCAGCATGACGTGCAGCGTTCCGAGAAGTTCGACGAACGGAAGGCTCGCATTTTCGCGCGGGTGTTTGAGTTGCAGCTTGAGCCCATCGCGGGCGAACTGAGCATCGAGCAGCGAAAGCGCGCCCAGAAAGTCCTTGAAGATCAACGACGGTTCGCCGGAACCCGTAAAAATCCGGACGTGCATGTGGTCACGGCCGAACGCGGCGGCGAACGGTTCGAGAAGGCGCGTGTATTGGAACTGAATCGCTTGCACGGTACCCTCGGGGACGTAGCATCCCGTTCTCACGATCGTGTCCAGGTAGCTTTGGATAGGGCGAATGTGACCCTGCTTGACGCGCTCCACGTACATGGATTCGGCAAACGCTCCTTGAGCGCGCAAATAGACGAGCACGTGCGGATCGTAACCCGCGGACCGTACGGCTCCGGCGAGCTTTTCCAGCGCACGCGGCCGCGCGTGCAATAGAGAAAAGTCTTCGGCGCTCAGCAATGCCGTGCGGTATGGGTTGGCGCGAAGCTCTTCAACCAGAAGCGCGAGCAGCGTTTCCGATCGTTCGCCGACCAGCTCCCACGCCAACTCGGCATTCCCCGGAAGATCTCCGTGCCACCCCGACTGCACGAAGTGAATGCCCGAGCCGTGCAGCGCGTCGAGATTTTCCTGGAACGCGATCTGCAGGGACGTCGTGCCCGTTTTATGCGTGCCGATGTGCAAAATGCACGGGCGCATGCTCACGCCGGACTCCGTTCGTCTGACGGTATCGGCGCAACGGGAACGACCGAGCTGCTCATGGCGCCGATCACGATGCCGGCACGTCGCGACGGGTCTGCGGCCTCATTTGCGCGCCGCTCTTGATCGGCGAGCATGTTGGCTTGTGCCGTGTGAAGGCTCGCGCGACCTTCGATGCCGGATGCGTACCGCGCGGTGATGGTCCGGTACGCTCCGACGAAGTCCCATTGATGCTCGATCGTCATGTTTCCGCGCACTGGATCGTAGCGCCACGAGTATTCGCACGTTACGCGGTCGACGCGAACGAATCTCGCACCGAGCGAAGCAATCCGCAGCCATAACTCCCAGTCGTCGGTTACCGGCAGATCTTCATCGAAGTAACCGAAGCGGTCGAAAACCGTCCGGTTGTGGACGATCGTATGGATCGGCGAAAGGTTCGAAACGTAAATGTCATCGGGATGGAACTCCCGGTCGAGGTAGATCTGATAGCCCAGCACGTGCTTTTCGTCTCCGTTCATCTGCGCGTATTCCGCCAGGCACGTGGTGAAAACGACGTCGGCCTGCGTGCGTTCGATGGCCTCGACTGCAAGTGCGCAGTGATCGCCGTAAATCAAGTCGTCGTCGTCGAGGTAGCCCACGAACGTTCCGCTTGCGGCACGGGCACCGGCATTCGAGGCGGCGCTGATGTGGCGCCGCTGGTCGAGCGTCTCGTAACGGTACGGACGGCCGTTTGCGGCGGCCTCGACGATCGAGCGTACGTCCTCGCCCCCGTTGTTGACGACGACGATCTCGACGTTTCGATACGTCTGCGCCGCGACGCTCGCGACCGCGCGGCGGAGCAGCTCGGGGCGGTCGTACGTCCGAATGACGATCGAGATTCGGCGCCCGTCCAGTCGCGCCGCCGCGTACCGCGCCACCGTGCGCAACGTTTCTTCCGGCGAGGATGGGACGCGATCGCTGCCGCCGGATGCGACGAGCGCTGCTGTGACGGCGCTTTGCATACCGCGGAGGTCCGGCGCCGCATATCCGAAAATGCGTTCGTCGCAGTCATCGACGCGCATGGCGTTGGGAGCGACGACGTGATGCCCGAGTGTCGCAAGCGTGCGCGCGCGCATCGATCGCCATTCGGGAGCTACCACGACGCGCGTCGTAGGCCTCTCCATCGCGTTCTCTGCGCAGATCACGCGTACGTCGAGGCGCAGGCGCACCAGGACGGCTGCGTACACTGCGAGCGCCGCACGAGACATCGAGGGGCCATATACCGTTACTGCCGCGTCGTCAAGCGCAGTCGCGCGCTCGTCTCCCATCGTTGCGACCGGTAGCAGCGCAAAGCGCCGAAAAGCGCGATTCAGCCCGCGTACCCATCGGTCGCGTTCGCCGGGCGCGCCGACGATCAAGACGTCGGCAACGCGCAGCGCGAGCGCGGCCGCATCGAGGTGGCGCTGCGCGAGCGTAGCGAGTTCGTGCGGCTGCTTTCCGTTAACGAGAAGCTGACCGGAGCTTAACGCTGAAATTTGAGCGGCCCGATCGTCCTCGCCGGCCGTAGCGGCAATCGCCTCGATAATGGATCGCAGCGTACCTTCGTACGGCTCGGCTAATACGGGCAAGAGCGCGGTCGTAAGACCCCGGCGGCGGGCGCCGATCAATGCGGCGATCCCTTCGGCGGGCGAAGTCAAGTCGATCCCAAAAAACCGGACCGCCGTGTCTTCGGGGATCGCCGCAAGTGCGGACGCCTCTTCGGGAAAGGCGGCTGGATCGAAGAAGATGCGCTTCAAGGTAGCGTCCCTGTTATCGGCAGCCGATAAACCAATAGTGAATCCGGAGAGTGCGGCACTGGACTCCTCCCTAGAGCGTTCCGTCGAGGAAGTAGCGCGTTACTGGCACCAAGACCCCTACTACGATCGCGCGGAACAGGCCGACTGGCTGAGAGCATTTTGGGCGACTGGGAATCCTCAGCGACCGTTTCGCCGCATGTTCGACGCGCTCAATCTACGTATGACCGCAGAACTCGCCTGCGGTCACGGGCGCCACGCGGCGCAGATCCATCACCAGATACCCGGTCTGGTTTTGATCGACGTCGTAGCCGAAAACGTGGCGTTTTGTCGCGAGCGATTCAAAGATGCCGGTAACGTTGCCGTCATGCAGAACGACGGTGCGACGTTCCGACCGCTTCCCGACGGATTTTTGAGCGCCATTTACTGCTACGACGCAATGGTGCATTTCGAATTCGACGTGGTGCTCTCGTACGTGAACGACAGCGCTCGAGTGTTGGAGCCAGGGGGCCGTGCGCTCTACCATCATTCCATTGTGGACTGCTTTCCCGGTTTGGATCACCGTAGGGCTCCCGGCGGGCGCAACTTCATGAGCCAGCAGCTTTTTCTGCACGCTGCGCGACGCGCCGGCCTTCGCATCTTGGAGTCGGTAACGTTCGACTGGGACGCGCCGAATACGGACTGTCTGACCCTGCTCGAGAAACCCTTAACGGCCTGCGCTTAAGAGTCTCGCCAAGGCGGCCACGGCGCGTCCGAAACGTGGGCGGCCGGCTCGCCGGCTAATCCCATGTTCCCTCGCGCGATCGATTGCAGTATTCCCTCGCGCCGTCGCTGCAGCAGCGGCCGTCCCTCAACGGGATATCGCGCATAGAGAGCGCGGTAGCCCTCGAGCGTTCCGCCGGACCACATCACGGATTGCTGCTGAGCACCGCGGTTGCGAATCGTGTAGCATGACGTGATACGCTCGACGTGAACGAGATCGTTGTCCGCCGCAAGCCGGAGCCAAAGTGCGTAGTCGCGACAAAATGGAATCGACGCGTCGAACGGCGGATCGCCAAAGACCGCCTCGCGCCGGAACATGACGCCGACGGCACCAACTTGGTTGCTCACCAGCAGCGCGCTAGCCTCGGCGCTGCGGCTCATGTTGCTTTCGAGGCCGTATAGCAGCCAATCATCGTTGTTGCTTCGAAGAAATGCCGTTAGGACGTCACCGTGTGCGACCGACCCGCCGGAGCGTTCCAGTGCGGTTACGAGCTCCGCGACGTGGTCGGGAAAGAAGAGGTCGTCGTCACTCAATAGCGTGACGTATTGGCCGGAGGTCGCCGCGAACGCGGCGTTTGACGACTCGACGGGATTGTTCTCAGCCATATGCATGAAGGTGACGTCGGGAAACTGCGATGCCAATGCGTCGAGGCGCGGGCCGCCGTCCACCACGACGATCGTCTCGACGTTCGTATAGCTTTGGCGCGCGACGCTTTCGAGCGCATCGCGAAGCATGGCCGGCCGGTCTAAAGTCGGTATCATCACGGAAACCTTGGGCCCGCTGCGCAGCAGCTCTCTTGGCGCCAACGGTTCCGTGACCGGCGCACCGGGGCGTGGACGGGAAGACGCCATACCGATTGCGGCCACGGCGGCCTCGAAAATGGAGGCCATGCGCCGGCGATCGAAAACGCGGACGCCGTCGAGAACTTCTTGAACGCCGCTCTCGGCGTCTGCGACGAGCGACGCGCCGTAGGACGCGAGGGACAGCGCGTCATCGCATCCGTAGGCGTTCGCGTCGACGATTACTTTGGCGCCGTGCAAAATCGCATCGGCATCGGCAGCGGTCAGCCAGCGCGCGAGATCGTTGCTGGGCGGTGCGTCGGCGCTGACGACCCATAGCGGCTCCTGCATCTCCGCCAGCGCGAGCACGAAGCCGAACGCGACGCTGCCTGGAAGATGGGGTGCCCAAACGACGAGGCCCGACCGTTGGACGGGGGACGGGGAGCGTCGCGCACCGGGCTTTACGGGTGCGATCACTGCGGCGGGGTCCACCGAGAGAAGGTCGCAGACGCGGCGGCGTTCGATTTGGCTGCACACGAATAAGCCGTCCGACAGCCGAACCGCCGCCTGCATGAGGCGCAGCGAGGCTGCATCGTAAGCGGCTAGATCCGCTAAGCGCTGTCCATTGACGTTCAAGACGCCGGCAAAGGCTTGTTCGAGCGCCTCGCGCCGTTCGTCTTTGCCGGCAAGCGTAGAGATAATGGCCGGCAAAACGGCGTCGCTGCGCATCGAGTGCTCGCGCTGCAACAGCGCGCGTACGAAGAATCTGCGGTTTTGGAAGCGTCGCCGCGTGCAGTCTCGAAGCGCCTCGGCGGCGCCGGTATGATCGAAGACGATCAGGGGCTCGTCGCAGTGCAGCGCGTCGCCAAAGCGTGACGCGATCGGTCCGTACGCCGCGACTGACGATTTCATCGGGCGGACGTTCGCACCGAAGAGGCACTGTCCCCTCGCTCGCCGATTATATGTGCGGATGGCAGATGCGCTAACGCTTCGTACGGCACGCCTGAGCCTCGTACCGGCGGCAGTGGCGCACGTCCCGTTGCTCTTCCCGCTGATGAGCGATCCGCGCGTCACGACATTCCTGGCATGGGAAGCACACGCGAGCGAATCGGAAACCCTTGAAGTCGTCGAAGCACTCGTCTCGGCGCAGTCCCGCGCAATGGGCTACCACTGGACGATTTTCGAAGGGGAACGTGTGCGAGGATTGGTCTCGCTGATCGACGTGCAGCGCAAGCATCGCTCGTGGACGCTCGAGCGCGCCGAAGTTGCGTACTGGGTAGATCCGGAGAGTCAGGGCAAAGGGATCGCGACGGAGGCAACCGCAGCCGTCGTTGCATGCGCTTTTGAACGGCTAGGTTTGAACCGCTTGCGCATTTCGCATACCGGCGCGAATCCGGCGAGCGGTCGCATTCCGCAGAAACTTGGCTTTACGTTCGTCGGCACCGAAAGGCAGTTCTTCAAGAAGAACGACGTGTGGCACGACATGAATCACTACGAGCTCCTAGCGCAGGATTGGCTGCCGGCTCAATGACGACGTTCCGGTGGAAGAAGAAGGGGCGTATCTTTGCACCGAGCGGTGAGTTCGACTGGATGGAGAGCCACGCCCAAAATCCGGCAGTTCTCCCACTCGAGGACCGGTTGCGTGTGTACTTCAACACCCGCTCCAAGAAGGATGCCGATGGAAAGGTCAGCGCTCGTGCGGCGTACGTGGACGTTCGCAGAAACGATCCCGGCTCGGTCATTGGCCTGGGCTCGCGTCCCGTGCTCGAGCTTGGCGAACTCGGAACGTTCGATCAATTCGGCGTGATGTCGAGTAGCGTTCTTCGCGTCGGCAACGACGTGTGGATGTACTATGTGGGATGGAGCCGCTGCGAAGGCGTGCCGTACGATCACGCGATCGGACTGGCGATCAGCCGCGACGACGGCATGACGTTCGAGCGAATCGGAAGCGGTCCCGTGGTTACGCGCAATCAGAACGAACCTTTTATCCAGAACAGCCCATCGGTGCTGCGGGTCGGCGATTTGTTCCATATGTGGTACAGCACGGGAACTGCGTGGATCGCGCGAGGGACATCCGTTGAGTCCGTGTACGTCGTCGTACACGCCACTTCGCTGGACGGAATCGCGTGGAATCGGGACGGCGTCCCGT
Protein-coding regions in this window:
- a CDS encoding GNAT family protein, which produces MADALTLRTARLSLVPAAVAHVPLLFPLMSDPRVTTFLAWEAHASESETLEVVEALVSAQSRAMGYHWTIFEGERVRGLVSLIDVQRKHRSWTLERAEVAYWVDPESQGKGIATEATAAVVACAFERLGLNRLRISHTGANPASGRIPQKLGFTFVGTERQFFKKNDVWHDMNHYELLAQDWLPAQ
- a CDS encoding glycosyltransferase family 2 protein yields the protein MKSSVAAYGPIASRFGDALHCDEPLIVFDHTGAAEALRDCTRRRFQNRRFFVRALLQREHSMRSDAVLPAIISTLAGKDERREALEQAFAGVLNVNGQRLADLAAYDAASLRLMQAAVRLSDGLFVCSQIERRRVCDLLSVDPAAVIAPVKPGARRSPSPVQRSGLVVWAPHLPGSVAFGFVLALAEMQEPLWVVSADAPPSNDLARWLTAADADAILHGAKVIVDANAYGCDDALSLASYGASLVADAESGVQEVLDGVRVFDRRRMASIFEAAVAAIGMASSRPRPGAPVTEPLAPRELLRSGPKVSVMIPTLDRPAMLRDALESVARQSYTNVETIVVVDGGPRLDALASQFPDVTFMHMAENNPVESSNAAFAATSGQYVTLLSDDDLFFPDHVAELVTALERSGGSVAHGDVLTAFLRSNNDDWLLYGLESNMSRSAEASALLVSNQVGAVGVMFRREAVFGDPPFDASIPFCRDYALWLRLAADNDLVHVERITSCYTIRNRGAQQQSVMWSGGTLEGYRALYARYPVEGRPLLQRRREGILQSIARGNMGLAGEPAAHVSDAPWPPWRDS
- a CDS encoding class I SAM-dependent methyltransferase, whose translation is MNPESAALDSSLERSVEEVARYWHQDPYYDRAEQADWLRAFWATGNPQRPFRRMFDALNLRMTAELACGHGRHAAQIHHQIPGLVLIDVVAENVAFCRERFKDAGNVAVMQNDGATFRPLPDGFLSAIYCYDAMVHFEFDVVLSYVNDSARVLEPGGRALYHHSIVDCFPGLDHRRAPGGRNFMSQQLFLHAARRAGLRILESVTFDWDAPNTDCLTLLEKPLTACA
- a CDS encoding glycosyltransferase, with the translated sequence MKRIFFDPAAFPEEASALAAIPEDTAVRFFGIDLTSPAEGIAALIGARRRGLTTALLPVLAEPYEGTLRSIIEAIAATAGEDDRAAQISALSSGQLLVNGKQPHELATLAQRHLDAAALALRVADVLIVGAPGERDRWVRGLNRAFRRFALLPVATMGDERATALDDAAVTVYGPSMSRAALAVYAAVLVRLRLDVRVICAENAMERPTTRVVVAPEWRSMRARTLATLGHHVVAPNAMRVDDCDERIFGYAAPDLRGMQSAVTAALVASGGSDRVPSSPEETLRTVARYAAARLDGRRISIVIRTYDRPELLRRAVASVAAQTYRNVEIVVVNNGGEDVRSIVEAAANGRPYRYETLDQRRHISAASNAGARAASGTFVGYLDDDDLIYGDHCALAVEAIERTQADVVFTTCLAEYAQMNGDEKHVLGYQIYLDREFHPDDIYVSNLSPIHTIVHNRTVFDRFGYFDEDLPVTDDWELWLRIASLGARFVRVDRVTCEYSWRYDPVRGNMTIEHQWDFVGAYRTITARYASGIEGRASLHTAQANMLADQERRANEAADPSRRAGIVIGAMSSSVVPVAPIPSDERSPA
- a CDS encoding glycosyltransferase, whose amino-acid sequence is MRLFLGVPSAGAPAQPFVESLSRIVLPDAVQAFERGIVTGNFVPAQRDLLVERALEWGADAIAMCDDDMILPPDALANLCDALARNPSAAIAGALYYSRDGLRPLVVDGWNAADTRQGWIPAFDDRTPVAVDGVGFGCVVIRAEAIRSFDRPFFATQIYMEKADGRVRVCNEDYLFCARVRRNGHAVLLHPGVRCKHFDRGRNAAAPPQWESAQSSGRRRVLVLKNDRYELVPLEEAGDIAAKAERQVPADVTYVETD
- a CDS encoding AAA family ATPase, producing MPRYYRFFGLERDPFLDTADPYFYCELGTLRRAKDRLIDSVESSRGLTVVIGDPGTGKTSLSGALEQDLLADERMVLGKILDPSFATDVEFLIAVGRVFGLALPPRSSAALKNALKNFFFETAVLEKRTLALIVDEAQNLSEENLEALRLLLNYHVPQRKLLNIMLFGQSELEARIAAKGNLADRVDGWVRLGRMDDAMASAILDFRLQRAGLTPGQQVFTADARELLIAGATGLPRRLTMVAHLAMEEAADRASTLVNEDHVLTAMAMRGIVVDRRPAVAVLTDSLPNGSAPHRAERGFLRKLFARRSTE